A genomic stretch from Methanomassiliicoccales archaeon includes:
- the secY gene encoding preprotein translocase subunit SecY — protein sequence MAEGEKSRLYKLKPLTDRLPAVSRPEGHVHFRTKMMWVIIILVFYFIMTNVYIYGLDQTQTIDLFAQYRAILAGAQGSLMHLGIGPIVTGSIIMQLFVGAKIIKLDLRNDEDKAVYQSTQKFLVLIMIIVEAVPQVFGYLVPSETFVHNLEGIFGSGGILSGLNFARFVIVLQLFIGSYLVFLMDEVVSKWGIGSGISLFIAAGVAEAIFTGTVNWQPVDPNLPISINNPPAGTIPKTIYILQNTSAAGLAGGGYERILLQNPNPMVALIGTIAIFLFVAYVESTRIELPLAHGTARGARGRYPIKLIYASNIPVILMAALLANVSMFSMLLWNNPSFRGLPLIGGQWWIGFYEPGSTYPAGGLAWYLSTPRGLGDWLLPILSPERYGHLAAGHDSLQIALHVIVYLGVMVVGSIIFAKFWIETTNMGPEAVARQIESSGLQIPGFRRDPRVLRRVLERYIPVVTIISGALVGALAAIADLIGTVGNASGTGVLLTVGILIQFYEAIGREQMMEMHPVLRQFFGGE from the coding sequence ATGGCTGAAGGGGAAAAAAGCAGACTGTATAAGTTGAAACCCCTCACCGATAGGTTGCCTGCTGTTTCTCGACCTGAAGGCCATGTCCATTTTAGAACGAAGATGATGTGGGTCATCATCATCCTTGTTTTTTACTTCATCATGACCAATGTCTATATCTATGGTCTAGATCAAACTCAAACGATTGACCTGTTTGCCCAGTACAGGGCAATACTCGCTGGAGCTCAGGGATCACTGATGCACCTTGGTATCGGACCGATCGTGACTGGTTCGATTATCATGCAACTCTTCGTCGGTGCGAAAATCATTAAGCTGGATCTCAGGAATGATGAGGATAAGGCGGTCTATCAGAGCACGCAGAAATTCCTCGTCCTCATCATGATCATTGTTGAAGCGGTGCCGCAGGTTTTCGGGTATCTCGTGCCTTCGGAAACATTCGTCCATAATCTGGAAGGAATCTTCGGAAGTGGCGGAATATTGAGTGGTCTTAATTTCGCGAGATTCGTCATCGTTCTTCAGCTTTTCATCGGATCCTATCTTGTCTTCCTTATGGACGAAGTCGTTTCGAAATGGGGGATTGGTAGCGGCATTTCTCTCTTTATCGCCGCTGGCGTCGCGGAAGCGATCTTCACGGGTACCGTCAACTGGCAACCGGTGGATCCGAATCTGCCAATAAGCATCAATAATCCGCCAGCAGGTACAATCCCAAAAACGATCTACATCCTTCAGAACACTTCAGCCGCAGGGCTCGCCGGAGGCGGATACGAAAGAATTCTCTTACAGAACCCGAATCCCATGGTTGCCCTGATCGGCACGATCGCGATTTTCCTTTTTGTTGCCTATGTTGAATCGACGCGTATCGAACTTCCACTTGCTCACGGGACTGCAAGGGGTGCCAGGGGCCGTTATCCGATCAAGCTCATCTACGCCTCAAACATTCCAGTCATCCTTATGGCGGCGTTGCTTGCGAACGTCAGCATGTTTTCGATGCTTCTCTGGAACAATCCATCGTTCAGAGGTCTTCCTCTGATCGGGGGGCAATGGTGGATAGGATTTTATGAGCCCGGAAGTACATACCCAGCGGGCGGGCTAGCGTGGTATCTTTCGACGCCAAGAGGGCTTGGAGACTGGTTGCTACCAATCTTGAGTCCTGAGAGATACGGACATTTAGCCGCGGGACACGATAGTTTACAAATCGCGCTGCACGTTATTGTTTATCTTGGTGTGATGGTCGTAGGCTCGATTATTTTTGCAAAGTTCTGGATCGAAACGACAAATATGGGACCTGAGGCTGTTGCGAGGCAAATCGAATCATCTGGGTTGCAGATTCCAGGTTTCAGAAGAGATCCGAGAGTGCTCCGGCGAGTACTTGAAAGATATATTCCTGTGGTGACGATTATCAGCGGTGCGCTTGTTGGGGCGCTAGCTGCGATCGCGGATCTCATCGGAACCGTCGGGAACGCAAGTGGTACCGGCGTTCTTCTCACAGTCGGAATCTTGATACAGTTCTACGAAGCTATCGGCAGAGAGCAGATGATGGAGATGCATCCCGTATTGAGACAGTTTTTCGGAGGTGAATAA
- a CDS encoding 50S ribosomal protein L30, producing MVAYAVIRVRGHAGVKKEIEDTMRMLNLTRPNHCVVVPETDSIKGMLQKAKDYITWGEVNSETLARMIKFRGRLKGDKPIDDLYIQNHSKFTSIISFAKSVAKDEVKYSDLVDVKPVFRLNPPRKGYGGNKRSFTNGGALGYRGEKINELIERML from the coding sequence GTGGTGGCCTACGCTGTGATCAGAGTACGAGGACACGCTGGTGTTAAGAAGGAGATCGAGGACACGATGCGGATGCTAAATCTTACCCGCCCCAATCACTGCGTTGTTGTTCCGGAGACGGATAGCATTAAGGGAATGCTACAGAAAGCGAAGGACTATATCACATGGGGCGAAGTGAACAGTGAAACTCTTGCGAGAATGATCAAATTCAGGGGACGACTCAAGGGGGACAAGCCGATCGACGATCTATATATTCAGAATCATTCGAAATTCACATCGATCATCTCATTCGCAAAAAGCGTGGCTAAAGACGAGGTGAAATATTCGGACCTTGTTGATGTGAAACCTGTCTTTAGGCTCAATCCCCCGCGGAAGGGATACGGCGGCAACAAGAGGTCATTTACCAACGGGGGCGCTCTTGGATACCGCGGAGAGAAGATCAACGAATTGATTGAGAGAATGCTCTAG
- a CDS encoding 50S ribosomal protein L15, which produces MPSRTKKFRGSRTHGRGKKAGRGAGLRGGRGNAGLHKHKVMYMLKYDPDHFGRHGFKRPQSIVAAKIAMNVGEIQENINKLIADGFAERKDGKVTVNLTKMGVDKLLGSGKIIEPIDVIVADCSELAREKIEAAGGSVIQP; this is translated from the coding sequence ATGCCAAGCAGGACTAAGAAATTCAGGGGAAGCCGCACACACGGACGCGGCAAGAAGGCGGGGCGCGGTGCGGGCCTCCGAGGAGGTCGCGGTAACGCGGGTCTTCACAAACATAAAGTCATGTATATGTTGAAATACGATCCAGATCATTTCGGCCGACATGGTTTCAAGAGACCTCAGAGCATCGTGGCTGCCAAGATTGCGATGAATGTCGGCGAGATCCAGGAGAATATAAACAAGTTGATCGCGGACGGTTTTGCTGAGAGAAAGGATGGGAAGGTCACGGTGAATTTGACAAAGATGGGTGTTGACAAACTCCTTGGCTCAGGGAAAATCATCGAACCGATCGATGTCATCGTGGCCGATTGTTCGGAACTTGCACGGGAGAAGATTGAAGCCGCAGGCGGCTCCGTTATTCAACCGTAG
- a CDS encoding DUF106 domain-containing protein, protein MVPNPSQTQSGMPRITTILVFVLALFILFDPSLRNGLGQIVGYGLEPIIGFSGQYPVVTLFLAGIIMTGLTIIIRHFMVDYVEQVKSQKIVAAFNKELRQARMENNTYKIKKLTEQQPKILQKSMEVSTSQLKLLPITMIIVVPIFAWLSVFMININSAHFAVPWSFNADMNAVYVLPSWILLYSLISVPFGQVLARILRYFSFKKRLKQMKADAK, encoded by the coding sequence ATGGTGCCAAATCCCTCTCAAACCCAAAGTGGCATGCCGAGGATCACAACAATTCTCGTTTTCGTACTGGCCCTTTTCATTCTATTTGATCCGAGTCTGAGAAATGGTCTCGGGCAAATTGTCGGCTACGGACTTGAGCCAATTATCGGATTCAGCGGACAATATCCTGTTGTCACACTCTTTCTTGCTGGTATCATCATGACCGGTCTTACGATCATCATCAGGCATTTCATGGTTGATTATGTGGAACAGGTGAAAAGCCAAAAGATTGTCGCCGCTTTTAACAAGGAGTTAAGGCAGGCCCGAATGGAGAACAACACGTATAAGATCAAGAAGCTTACAGAGCAGCAGCCAAAAATACTTCAAAAATCGATGGAGGTCTCAACGTCTCAATTGAAACTCCTCCCGATTACGATGATTATTGTCGTTCCCATTTTTGCATGGTTATCGGTCTTTATGATTAATATCAACAGCGCTCACTTCGCTGTACCATGGTCGTTCAATGCAGACATGAATGCCGTTTATGTTCTGCCAAGCTGGATACTTCTGTATTCGCTCATCAGCGTGCCATTCGGTCAGGTGCTCGCAAGAATACTCAGGTATTTCTCATTTAAGAAGCGCTTGAAACAGATGAAGGCCGATGCAAAATGA